From Alteromonas sp. RKMC-009, one genomic window encodes:
- a CDS encoding glycoside hydrolase family 108 protein, whose product MAAFLPAFEKMIDNEGGYTLHRVEGDRGGATYAGIARNFHPDWEGWPLLDAGVPDSQLMPHVAAFYQQHFWERIRGDFIDSQRVAETLFDFAVNAGLSAASKLAQEVADVYVDGIIGTKSLKAINNMPPEVFLHGYALKKVARYAEIVNHNPSQAKFLLGWINRTLKGIA is encoded by the coding sequence ATGGCTGCTTTTTTACCCGCCTTTGAAAAAATGATTGATAACGAAGGGGGCTATACACTTCATCGTGTGGAGGGTGACCGCGGTGGTGCTACCTACGCCGGCATAGCCCGCAATTTTCATCCTGACTGGGAAGGCTGGCCGCTACTTGATGCCGGCGTTCCCGACAGTCAACTGATGCCCCATGTCGCAGCGTTCTATCAACAGCACTTTTGGGAACGGATCCGCGGAGACTTTATTGATTCTCAACGTGTAGCTGAAACCCTCTTTGACTTCGCTGTTAATGCCGGTCTGTCTGCAGCGTCGAAACTGGCTCAGGAAGTTGCTGATGTGTACGTTGACGGGATCATCGGTACAAAATCCTTAAAGGCCATCAACAACATGCCACCGGAAGTATTTCTGCATGGCTATGCACTCAAGAAAGTCGCCCGTTATGCGGAAATTGTTAATCATAATCCCTCGCAGGCAAAGTTCCTTCTTGGCTGGATAAACCGGACACTGAAAGGTATTGCATAG